In Microvirgula aerodenitrificans DSM 15089, the sequence CGAGCTCGACCGGCGTATCGCGACCGAAGATCTGAACCGACACGCGCAGCTTGTTGCGCTCGTAGTTCACTTCGTCGACGAAACCGGTGAAGTCGTTGAACGGGCCTTCGGTGACGCGCACCTTCTGGCCGACTTCGAACAGCACCTTCGGCTTCGGCTTTTCGACGCCTTCCTGCATCTGCTGCATGATGGCTTCGACTTCCGACGGCTTGATCGGCGCCGGACGATTGGCCGTCCCGCCGATAAAGCCGGACACCTTCGGCGTGCTCTTGACCAGGTGCCACGTCTCGTCGTTCATTTCCATCTCGACCAGCACGTAGCCCGGGAAGAACTTGCGTTCGGTCAGCGAGCGCTTGCCGTTCTTCACGTCCATCACCTCTTCCACGGGAACGAGGATCTGACCGAAAAGATGCTGCATTGCAGCACGTTCGATGCGCTCTTTCAGCGCCTTTTGCACACTCTTCTCAAAGCCCGAGTAGGCGTGAACCACATACCATTTCATCGCATCAACCCCGGTGGAGAATTACGTCGTAGAACAGCCAGGACAAACCGGAGTCAACCAGCCACATGAACAGTGACAACACCAGTACGAATACGAACACCAGCAAGGTCATCTGGGTGACTTCCTTGCGGGTCGGCCAGACCACCTTCTTGGCTTCGGCGACGGAATCCTGGGCATAGCCCACGAAATCCTTGCCCGGCTGAGACAGCCAGATAACGCCGACAGCCAGCAGGATGCCGGCAATCACGGAGGCCACCCGCGCAATGCCTTGCGCTTCGGGGATCAGGTAGTAAGCGGCAATGCCGGCGACCACAAGGGCCATCGCCAACACCAGCTTAAGTTTGTCTTGCAATTCCATGCAGATACTTTTCGCTTGCTGAT encodes:
- the secE gene encoding preprotein translocase subunit SecE, with protein sequence MELQDKLKLVLAMALVVAGIAAYYLIPEAQGIARVASVIAGILLAVGVIWLSQPGKDFVGYAQDSVAEAKKVVWPTRKEVTQMTLLVFVFVLVLSLFMWLVDSGLSWLFYDVILHRG
- the nusG gene encoding transcription termination/antitermination protein NusG encodes the protein MKWYVVHAYSGFEKSVQKALKERIERAAMQHLFGQILVPVEEVMDVKNGKRSLTERKFFPGYVLVEMEMNDETWHLVKSTPKVSGFIGGTANRPAPIKPSEVEAIMQQMQEGVEKPKPKVLFEVGQKVRVTEGPFNDFTGFVDEVNYERNKLRVSVQIFGRDTPVELEFSQVEKQ